A stretch of Larus michahellis chromosome Z, bLarMic1.1, whole genome shotgun sequence DNA encodes these proteins:
- the ALDOB gene encoding fructose-bisphosphate aldolase B, with translation MTHQFPALSPEQKKALSDIAQRIVASGKGILAADESVGTMGNRLQRINVENTEENRRAFREILFSSDASINQSIGGVILFHETLYQKDSNGKPFPALIKEKGIVVGIKLDKGTAPLAGTNGETTIQGLDGLAERCAQYKKDGADFGKWRAVLKITSTTPSQLAIQENANTLARYASICQQNGLVPIVEPEILPDGDHDLQRCQYVTEKVLAAVYKALNDHHVYLEGTLLKPNMVMAGHSCPKKYTAQDVAIATVTTLLRTVPAAVPGICFLSGGQSEEEASVNLNAMNQLSLPKPWKLTFSYGRALQASALAAWVGKNENKKAAQEAFRKRAQINGLACRGQYVVAGKTDTAATQSLFTASYTY, from the exons ATGACCCACCAATTCCCAGCGCTGTCTccagagcagaagaaagctcTTTCAGACATCGCTCAGCGTATTGTGGCTTCAGGAAAGGGGATCTTAGCTGCAGATGAATCAGTGG GTACCATGGGGAACCGGCTGCAGAGGATCAATGTAGAGAACACGGAGGAGAATCGACGAGCTTTTCGAGAGATCCTCTTCTCTTCAGATGCTTCCATCAACCAGAGCATTGGGGGAGTGATCCTCTTCCATGAGACACTCTATCAGAAAGACAGCAATGGAAAGCCATTTCCAGCTCTCATCAAAGAAAAAGGCATTGTGGTGGGAATAAAG CTGGATAAGGGCACAGCCCCCCTAGCAGGAACAAATGGAGAAACCACCATCCAAG GGCTGGACGGACTAgctgagcgctgtgcccagtacAAAAAAGATGGTGCTGACTTTGGCAAGTGGCGTGCAGTGCTGAAGATCACCAGCACAACACCCTCTCAACTCGCCATCCAAGAGAATGCCAATACATTGGCCCGCTATGCCAGCATCTGCCAGCAG aatggCTTAGTGCCCATTGTGGAGCCAGAAATCTTGCCTGATGGAGACCATGATCTCCAGCGCTGTCAGTATGTCACAGAAAAG GTTCTGGCTGCTGTCTACAAGGCCTTGAATGATCATCATGTGTACCTTGAAGGGACACTGCTGAAACCCAACATGGTGATGGCTGGGCATTCCTGCCCCAAGAAGTACACTGCTCAGGATGTAGCCATAGCAACTGTCACTACTCTTCTCCGCACCgttcctgctgctgttcctg GAATCTGCTTCCTGTCTGGAGGTCAGAGTGAAGAGGAGGCATCTGTCAACCTGAACGCCATGAATCAGTTGTCTCTACCTAAGCCTTGGAAACTGACCTTTTCATATGGGAGAGCCCTGCAAGCCTCTGCCCTGGCAGCATGGGTGGGCAAAAACGAGAACAAGAAGGCTGCACAGGAGGCCTTCCGCAAGCGGGCACAG aTTAACGGTTTGGCTTGCAGAGGACAGTATGTCGTGGCTGGGAAGACTGACACAGCTGCCACGCAGTCACTTTTCACTGCCAGCTACACCTACTGA
- the MRPL50 gene encoding large ribosomal subunit protein mL50 encodes MAAVVGLRVAAWRLGVGVPARRAFWGGLRKEEKEVEVDKVIPQEKSEPSLICPPPRSRSYLPPEDIQSCIESHVKEVFGPSLPDKWQQTPLKENRLKYRLLAQLAAELGHAVPNSQLHLMRSAEDVLNFYSTPVKDASKFDELCAAELPPNLKITWQQ; translated from the exons ATGGCGGCGGTGGTTGGGCTGCGGGTGGCGGCATGGCGGCTGGGTGTCGGCGTTCCGGCGCGCAGGGCGTTTTGGGGCGGCTTGAG gaaggaggaaaaagaagtagaAGTAGACAAAGTAATTCCTCAAGAGAAAAGTGAACCCAGCCTGATCTGTCCCCCACCACGCAGCAGGAGCTATCTTCCCCCAGAAGATATACAGAGCTGTATTGAGTCTCACGTCAAGGAGGTTTTTGGACCCTCACTTCCTGATAAATGGCAGCAGACACCCCTCAAAGAGAACAGGTTAAAGTATCGCCTCCTGGCTCAGCTGGCAGCAGAACTTGGTCACGCTGTCCCCAATTCACAGCTCCACCTGATGCGCAGTGCTGAGGATGTCTTGAATTTCTATAGCACTCCTGTGAAGGATGCGTCCAAGTTTGATGAACTGTGCGCTGCAGAGCTACCTCCAAACCTGAAGATCACCTGGCAGCAGTGA